The genomic DNA CGTGAGCCGGCCGGTGCCGGCCCGGCCGCACCGGGGCGGCGCCCGGCGGTCCCCTCCGCCCCGGTGGCCGCCGGTGCGCACCCGCGCGCGGCTCCTCCCCCGCCGCGACGGCCGTGCGGGGAGCCGCCGGGCGTACCGGTGAGCGGGGAGGAGAGGCGGTCCGCGAGCCGCCGGGCCCCGTTCGCGGTCACGGGCGCGGGGCTCCGGCCACCGCCGGTGCCCGGAGCCCCTTTTCGGCCATCGGGGGACCTCCCGCCCGAGGGACACGGGACCAGCCACTACCCTCGACTCCGGCCCCGACCGGCGGCCGGAGCCGACGCACGGGGTCCCCGCCGGTCCCGGAGCGGTCCGGTCCCCCGTATCCGGGCGGGCCCGGCGGGATCCGGAACACCGGGGCCGATCCGACACGTCGTCTGGGGTGGGGAATGCCTAAGCACCGGTTGTCCAGGAAGAACCGCTACATCGCACTGGCGGCGACGGGCGCCGTCGTCGTGGCCGGCGCCGGGGTCGCGGCGCAGACCTCGATGGCCGCCCCGGCGTGGCCGGCGCAGAAGACCTACACGGGCCGGGCCTTCGACACCTGCGCCGCCCCCTCGCTCACCGCGATGAGGGCGTGGAAGAAGAACGCCTACTACGGCGGCGTCGCGGTCTACGTCGGCGGCAAGAACCGCGGCTGCGCCCAGCCCAACCTGACCAGGTCCTGGGTGAAGTCGGTCGACGCGCTCGGCTGGCGGGTCGTCCCCCTGTACGTCGGCGCCCAGCCGCCCTGCCAGAAGAGCAGGAACAAGGAGAGGTTCACCGCGGCCACCGCGGCCTCGGTCGGGGTGAGCAACGCCAACGACGCGGTCGCCAAGGCCTCGGCGCTCGGCATGAGGCCCGGCAGCCCGATCTACCTCAACATGGAGTCGTACGACGTCAACGACAAGGCGTGCAACGACGCCACCCTCACCTACGTGAGGTCCTTCACCAGGACCCTGCGCGCCAAGACCTACCGCGCCGGCCTCTACGGCTTCAGCAGCTCCAGCGCCAAGGCGATCGCCACCGCCAAGGACCGCACGGACCTGCCGGGCAACCTCTGGTACGCCCTGTGGAACGGCCGGGAGACCACCACCGGGGACTGGCCCTGGGACCCGAAGCTGTACACCGGCCACAGCCGCGGCCACCAGTACGAGGCCAACAGCAGGGAGACCCGCCGCGGCCACACCATCACCGTCGACCGCAACGCCTGGGACGCCCCGGTCGCCCTCGTCGGCTGACCGGCGGCCCTCGGCGAACGGCCGCGGACCACCCGTGGGGACGGCCGCCCCGTCCCGCGCGGGCGGCCGCGGCCGCGCGGTTCCGCCCGGCGAGCACCGTGCGCGCCCGACCGCCCGCCGCGACGGCACCGCCGGGTGCCGCGAGGGGGGACCGCCGTGCCCGCACCGCCGCCGCCGCGGGCACGGCACCCCGGCGAAGACCGCTAGCGGCGCGGGGCGTTGCGGGACCGCTGCACCCGGGTGGTGCGGCGGTCCCTGGCGTTCCAGCACCCCCGGTGCCAGTGCCTCCGGTCGTCCACGCCGCCGTACTCGGGCCAGGCCACCAGGTGCGGGACGCCGGAGGGGATCTCCTGGTCGCAGCCGGGGCAGCGGTACCGCTTCCCCGGCGCGCCCGCCCCCGCGACGTCCCGCACGGCCCACTCCTCGCCCTGCCAGGCCTCCGTCCGCTGGAACCCGCCGTAGCGACCGCCGCCACCGGTCTCGGGGGGGCTTCTCTCCGCCCCTCTTGTGGGGCCGGTTGCGGCGCGGGGACACGGAACACCTCACAGGGCGGACGGGACGGGTGTCCCGTCCAGCGTAAGGGCCTCGCGACGGCCCCGGCACACCGCAAACGCGCGTGCGACGGACCCCTCGCCGGGGGCGGTCAGCCGAAAATCGCAAGAACCCGGCCGCGTGCCGTTGCCTTCGGCGCGGGTCGGGCGTTGTCGGCGGTGGGGGGAGAGTGGCGTCGGCGGTCGAGGAGGCACAGGGCGATGCGCGTGGGGACTTTCGTGCTGGCGGCGGGTTTTCCCGGTCAGGGGCACAGCGAGGCGCTGCACCGCGCGGTGCGCTCGGCGGAGGTCGCGGAGGAGGCCGGGCTGGACTCGGTGTGGCTCGCGGAGCACCACTTCGTGCCGTACGGGGTGTGCCCCTCCGCCGTCACGCTGGCCGCGCTGCTGCTGGGCCGGACGCGGCGCATCCGGGTCGGCACGGCGGTGAGCGTGCTGCCGACGGCCCATCCGGTCGCGTTGGGCGAGCAGGCGTCGCTGCTGCACATCGCGTCGGGCGGGCGGTTCACGCTCGGCGTGGGGCGCGGTGGGCCGTGGGTCGACCTGGAGGTGTTCGGCACGGGCCCGGAGGCGTACGAGCGGCACTTCCCGGAGTCGCTGGACCTGCTGCTGCGCTGGCTGCGCGAGGACCGCGTCGGGGCGGACGGCGAGCGGCACCGCTTCCGGGAGGTCGCGGTCGTGCCCCGGCCGGACGAGCTGGTCGACGGGGCGGCCGCGCCCGAGACGGTCCTCGCCTGCACCTCGCCGAGGAGCGTCCGGCTCGCCGCGGAGCGTGCCCTGCCCATGCTGCTCGGGATGCACTGCGGGGACGAGGAGAAGGCGGAGATCACCGCCCTGTGGCGCCGCGAGGCGCTCGCCGCCGGCCACAGCCCGGACGAGGTGGCGAGGACCGCCGGGCGGCACGTGTCGGCGGGCGTCGTGCAGATCGCCGACCGGGCGGTGGACGCGGCGGAGACGCTGCTGAAGGCGATGCCGGGCTGGCTGCGCCAGGGGCTCGACGCCCATGTGACCGTGGACGGCCGGCACCGGTCGATGCGGGACCCGTACGCGTACACGGAACTGCTGTGCCGGCTGCACCCGGTCGGGACGCCCCGGCTGGCCGCGGACCGGCTGGCCGCCACCGCGGAGCGGACGGGCATCGGGCGGTTCGCGCTGCTGGCGGAGGGATCGGGGCAGGTCGCGGCGACGGAGGAGAACCTGCGCCGGCTCGGTACCGAGGTCCTTCCGCTGCTGCGGTGAGCCGTACCGGCGCCGGCGGGGCGGCTCGGGAGCCGGACCCGCCCGGCCTGCTGCCGCCCCTGCACCCGTCGTTCCTGCGGAGCGGTGCGGAGCGGCAACACGCGCACGGCGTCAGCAGTCGCGCAGGCCCGGCGACTGGTTGAGCAGCTGGGCCCGTACGGAGGTGAAGCGGGCGAGCCGCTCGTCGGCCGACGAGTCCAGGGGGAACACCGCGACGCGATGGCAGTTCTGGAAGGCCAGCCGGACGCCGAAGTGGCGCTCCAGCGCCCCCCGTATCGCGTCACTCGCCAGCGCGCGCAGCAGCTGTCCGCGCGCGTACTCGTCCGGCGGGGGCGTCCGGTTGTCGGCGAAGGCCCCTCCGTCCGCCCTCAGCCGGGCCACCAGAGAACTGATCATCTCCCATGCGAAGGGCAGGGAGGTCCGGACGCAGTCGACGAAAGCCGCTTCATCGACCTCGCCTCGCTCGGCCTGTTCCAACAGGACCGGTGAGACGTCGAGCGACATGGGTTCTCCTCTCGCGACCCCGCGGGGAGCGGGGTCTTACGGGCAGGGAAGAAGGAGCCCCCGTGCGCACACGCTGAGTGCACGAGTGGCGACCTCCCGCGTCCACGGTAGGCGCGCCGTTCGAACCGCACCAGGAGACTGACCCACAACAGGCCAAGGAATCACGGCCGTTTGACACCGAATCGCGCGGAACCACGTGTGTCCAGTAGCGTTGCCGACCATGCGTCTCGTCATCGCCCGCTGCTCCGTGGACTACGCGGGCCGGCTCACGGCCCACCTGCCCTCCGCCCCCCGCCTGATCCTGGTCAAGGCGGACGGCAGCGTCTCGATCCACGCCGACGACCGGGCTTACAAGCCCCTCAACTGGATGTCGCCCCCGTGCACCCTCAAGGAGGGCGAGGGCGATTCCGCCGGCGTCTGGACGGTCGTCAACAAGGCGGGCGAGAAACTGATCATCACGATGGAGGAGGTGTTCCACGACTCCTCCCACGAGCTGGGCGTGGACCCGGGCCTCATCAAGGACGGTGTGGAGGCTCACCTGCAGGAGCTGCTCGCCGACCGGATCGAGACACTGGGTGGGGGGTACACCCTCATCCGCCGCGAGTACCCGACGGCGATCGGCCCGGTCGACATCCTGTGCCGGGACGCTGCCGGCGGCACGGTCGCCGTCGAGATCAAGCGGCGCGGGGAGATCGACGGCGTGGAGCAGCTGACCCGCTACCTGGACCTGCTGAACCGGGATCCGCACCTGGCGCCGGTGCGGGGGGTGTTCGCCGCACAGGAGATCAAGCCGCAGGCCCGCGTGCTGGCGACGGACCGGGGGATCGACTGCGTGGTACTGGACTACGACGCGCTGCGCGGCATCGAGGACGACAAGCTGCGCCTCTTCTGACGGCCCGTCAGAAGCATCGGGGGCGTACGCGCGGCCCCGGACGGCGATGCCGTCCGGGGCCTTCGCGCGTCCGGGCGCGCCGCGCCGTGCGGGGCCGTCGCGCCCCGCGGGGCCGCACCCGGGTCAGGCGGCCGGACCGCCGGGGGCCGGACCGCCGGGCGCGAGGGTGCCGCTGGCGCTGGACGAGGTTCCGCTCCCCCCGGAGCCGCCGCCGCTGCCGCTGCCGCTCTCACCGGTGGTCCCGCCCGCGTCACCGCCCGGGTCGGGGCTCCCCGTGGGCGTCCCGGTCGACGGACCCGAGGGCGACGGGCTGGTCGTCGTGGACCCCGTGGGGCCGGGACCGGAGGTGGACGAACCGCCCGAGGTCGGAGAGCCCGTGGTGCCCGGGGAGGTGGTGGAACCGCCGGACGTCGTGCCGCCGCTCGCGCCGCCGGTGCCCGTACCGCCGCCGCTCGCGCCGCCGGACGTCGTGCCGCCGCCCGGCGAGGACGGGCCGGTCGCCGGTCCGGTCGGGGCGTCGTCCGTGGAGCCGGGCGAGCCGGGCCGCTCGGACGAGCCGGGGCCGTCGTCCGGCGACTCGGTGGCGGAACCGCGCGTTCCACCACCGGGCGCCCCGGTGGTGCCGCCGGTGCCGGGTGCCTCGCCGCCGGAGTCTCCGCCGCCGCCGTCGCCGGTGCCGTCGACGTCGGAGGAGTGCTCGGTGACGACCCTGTCGTCGGCGGGGTCGGCGTCGCCGCCGCCGGAGGCCGCACCGAGGGTGACGACCGTGCCGAGCACCGCCGCGAGGACGGCGCCCGCGCCGGCCGCGACGAGATTGCGCCGGGTGCCGCTGAGCAGCAGGCCCCGGGGCCCCTTGCGCGCGGGCCGCTCCCGGCCGGGGTGCGCGTGTGCCGAGGTGCCCGCGCCCGCGGCGACGGCGCCGTACGCGGCGTCGAAGTCCGCCCCGATGGAACCCTGGCCGGAGGAAGCGCCCGCACCGGGGGCGGGGCTCGCGCCGAGCCCCGCGGCGGTGCCCGTCCCGAAGCCGGTGCCGCCCGTCCGGCCGCCGGACCCGGCCGTGGGGCCGTACCCGCCTCCCGCGGCGGGGGCCGGGGCGGTGCCCGCGCCGGCCGGTGCGGACGCGGCGGGGCCGCTCGCGGCGCCCGGCTCCGCACCGGAGCCCGCGCGCCCGGGTCCGGCGCCGCCCGGGACGCCGGGGCCGGTTCCCCGGCGGCCCGTGCCGGGCGGCGGCACGGCCGGGCCGCCGTGCGGGGAGGGCCGCCGGGCGCCCCGCTCGCAGTCGGCCACCAGGGCGAGCGCGCGGCGGCCGGCGACCGTGCCGCGCTTGTCGGCGAGGGCGCCGCGCAGCGCGATGGACGCCTCCAGCTCGGCGCGCGCCCGGTCGAGACTGCCCTTGCACAGGGCGAGGACGCCCAGCTCGTGGTGGAAGTACGCCTCCTCGGCGATCTCCCCGGCGAGCCGCGCGGCGACCTGGCCGGAGCGCAGTGCCCGCTCCCAGGCCCCCCAGTGGAGGCCGGCCGCGAGGACGGGCGCCGCGCTGCGGGCGAGGAGGACGGCGGTGCTGGCGTGCCCGGCCTCCTGGCTGGAGGCGAGGGCGTGCAGCGCGGCGAGTACCGCGTCCGCCTCGGCGGCGACCCGCTCGGGGGCGACGGATGGGTGACCCACCCACCAGGCGTAGTGCTGGGCCGTGGTGTGGGCGCGGGCCGGGGCGCCCTCGCCGTAGCCGTCTGCGGTGAGCTGCTCGGCGACGCCGGGGGCCAGGCGGTGGCGCGGGCCGACCGGGGAGAGCAGGCCGCAGCGGAGGAGCTCGCCGAGCGCGGCGTCGGCGTGGGTGTCCCCGATGAGGGCGGGGAGGTGCGCCTGGTGCGGGACCTCCCCGCCGAGGGCGACGGAGAAGCGGAGGGTCTCGCGGGCGGCCTCGGAGAGCCGGGAGGCCAGCAGCGCGGCGGGGGCGGCGGCTTCGCCGAGGCTCGGCAGGGGCGCGTCGCGGACCTCGGCGGGCTCCTCCCCGGCCGGGGCCCCGTCGCCGTCCTCCGCGGGGGCGCGCAGTGCGTCGCGCTGCTGCAGCAGGGCGCCGGCCTGGACGAAGCGGAGGGGCAGGCCCTCGGACTCGAACCAGAGGTCGCCCGCCCAGTTGGCCTCCTCGTCGCTGAGGGGCCGGTCGACGGCGTGCTCGAGGAGTTCGAGGGTGCTGGACCGGTCGAGGCCGGTGAGGACCACCTCCTCGACGGAGGCGTCCGGGGAGGGCGCGGGCGTGCCCGGGGTGGCCGCGAGGAGGAACGCGCACTCGGGGGCGGCGTCGAGGAGTTCGTCGAGGGCCGCGCCGCCGAACTCCAGGTCGTCGAGGAGGACGACGGCGCCGATCTCGCGGACGAGGGCGAGCAGCCCGGCCCTGTCGGGGCGGTGGCCCGGGGCGTGGTGGACGGCCGCGAAGAGGTCGTACAGGAGGTCGCCGACGGTGTGGCGGTGGCCGGAGAGGCGGATCACACCGTCGGGCGCGAGGTCGGCGCAGTCGGCGGCGACGGCGTCGAGGAGCCGGGTGCGGCCGGAGCCGGGGGGACCGACGAGGCGGACGGAACGGCCGCGGGAGAGGAGCTGTACGAGCCGCTCGCGCTGTTCGGCGCGGTTCAGGAGCGGCGGGAGCGGGGCGGCGGGCCCCGCGGGGACGGGCGGCGCGGCGGCGCGGTCCCGGTCGGCGCGCTGCTCGGGGGTGCGGCGGGCGGGGGGTTCGGGCTGGCGGCCGGGCGGGCAGGGCTCGATCTCGCTGCCGTCGACCGGGTTGACGGTCAGGAGGAAGTCGCCGGCGACGAGCCGGGCGGTGCGGGCGGGGGCCCTGCCGGCGCCGAGCGGGGCGGGCGTGTCCTCGCGGGATGCGCGCGGGTGGCCGGCGTCGTCGCCCGGGCGGACGGCGCCGTCGGTGGTGTCGTGGCCGTGGTCGTCCGGCCGCGGGTGCATCGGGTCCATGGTGAAAGCCCCTCAAAAGCGTGGTGCGGCGAAACCCCTCCCGGCCGATCTGCACGCACGGTGTCGCTTCTGGTCCGGTGCCCGCCGTGTGGGTCCGTCGATGGGCAGACGTCCGAAACCCTAGACGCTCCGCGGGCCGCGGGAAACAGTCGGGGTGCCGGCCGCCCCAGACGTCACGGTCTTGTGAGTATGGGCGGCCGGTGCCGCCTGGGGCGTTTTGCTCCTCCGTGCGGGGCCGAACGCGCCCTCGCGGAGGGGAGCGGCGGGCGGGCCGGGGGCCCGCCCACCCGTACGGCGGGAGCGCGGCGGCGGAGGCGGCGCCCGTGCGTGCCTCCGAGGGCACCGGGCGCGCTCCCCGGACGGGGCCCGGAGCGGCGCGTGCCGCTCCGGGCGGGGCGTGCTCCCGGCGCGGCTCAGACGCGGGGGAGCGACTCCGCGGCGAGGCCGCCCTCGATGGCGAGGATGCGGTGGAGCCTGGTCGCCACCAGCAGACGCTGCATCTGGGGCGGTACGCCGCGCAGGACGAGGCGCCGGCCGCAGCGACCGGCGCGGCGGTGGGCGCCCATGATGACCCCGAGCCCGGTGGCGTCCCAGGAGTCGAGGCCGGTCAGGTCGAGCACGAGGTCGCCGGCTCCGTCGTCGACGGCCGAGTGCAGGACCGTACGGGCGTCCGCCGCGCTGCGGACGTCGAGGCGGCCCCCGACGACCAGCTCGGTGTGGTCGCCCCTGATGTGCATATGCGCTCCCCGGGAGTGCCGTTCTTGTTCCGTCACGTCTCTCTGTCTGCAGCAAGGGACCGCCGCGCCGCCCGAGCGGTTGCGCTTTGTGAGCGAACCGATACGGATTTCACCCCGAAGGGCGAACTCGGCTTGGCGGGGTGCGGTCAGTAGCTGTAGAAGCCCTGCCCGCTCTTGCGGCCGATGTCACCCGCGTCCACCATCCGGCGCATCAGCTCCGGTGCGGCGAACTTCTCGTCCTGGGACTCCGTGTAGATGTTTCCGGTGGCGTGGAGGAGGATGTCGACGCCGGTGAGGTCGGCGGTGGCGAGCGGGCCCATCGCGTGGCCGAACCCCAGCTTGCACGCGGTGTCGATGTCCTCGGCGGAGGCCACGCCGGACTCGTACAGCCTGGCAGCCTCGACGACGAGGGCGGAGATGAGGCGCGTGGTGACGAAGCCGGCGACATCGCGGTTGACAACGATGCAGGTCTTGCCGACCGACTCGGCGAACCCGCGGGCGGTGGCGAGGGTTTCGTCGCTGGTCTTGTGGCCGCGGACGAGCTCGCACAGCTGCATCATCGGGACGGGCGAGAAGAAGTGCGTGCCGACGACCCGCTCCGGGCGCTCGGTGACCGCCGCGATCTTGGTGATCGGGATGGCGGAGGTGTTGGAGGCGAGGACCGCGTCGTCCCGGACGAGCTTGTCGAGGGCGCGGAAGATCTCGTGCTTGACCTCCAGCTTCTCGAACACGGCCTCCACGACGAGGTCGGCGTCGGCGGCGGCGTCGAGGTCGGTGGTGGGGGTGATGCGGGCCAGCGCGGCCTCGGCGTCGGCGGCGTCGAGCCGCCCCTTGGAGACGAACTTGTCGTACGACGCCTTGATGCCGTCCGTGCCGCGGGTGAGGGCGGCGTCCGTGACGTCGCGCAGCACGACGTCCCAACCGGCCTGGGCCGAGACCTGCGCGATGCCGGACCCCATGAGTCCGGCGCCGATGACGGCGAGCTTCCTGGCCACGTTCAATCCCCTTCACACGCGTCCGCTTTTCGGTTCTCCGGCGGGAGGTTACTGCCCGGGAGGGTCCGCGGGGCGGTGAAGAGATGCGCGTCACGTCTCGGATGACGGACATCACATGAGAACGCTCCCTCAGGCGGGACGCGGTGCGTAGGCGAGGACCCGTTCGCCCAGGAGCGCCTCCATCTCATCGAGGAGGGCGAGGGCCTCGCGGGAGACCTCGCGGGGGTCGCGGCGCCCCGCCATCCTGGCGGAGATCCACTCCGTGAGGGCGGTATGCAGCCAGTCGAGCTGTCCGGCGACCAGGGCGGGCACGGGATCCCCGTCCGGGGCGCCGACCTCGGCGCGCAGGGTGCGCTCCAGCTCCCTCAGGCCGTCCTGCCGGATCCGCCAGAGGCGGGAGCGCAGGGTGGGCGCCTCCAGGACGACGCGCATGAAGTCGGCGTGCCCCTCGAAGAGGCCGACGGCGTAGGAGAGGGTCTCGACGGCCTCGCGCAGCTCCCGCAGCACCGCCCGGGCGGCCGACTCGCCGTCCCTGCGTCCGCGCACCCAGCGCGCGAGGCGGTCGACGGCGTCCTCCCCGCGGTCGAGGAACAGGTCCTCCTTGGCGGGGAAGTAGTTGTAGACGGTGTTGACCGAGACCTCGGCGGCCTCGGCGATCTCGGCGATCGTGACGGCGTCGAAGCCCCTCTCCAGGAAGAGGCCCGTGGCCACGTCGGAGATGTGCTGCCTGGTCCGCCTCTTCTTCCGCTCCCTGAGTCCCTCCGCCATGGCCTCATCCTACCCTTCCTGAGGTGACAGAAAATTTGGTGACGTTGCAAATTTGGGTTTCGTTCTGGTTTTCTGTAGGCATGTCAACAGCAGTCATCAGCGCCTCCGGGCTGGCCCACACCTTCCGCGGACGCGGCGGCGTCGTGGAGGCCGTCCGCGGCATCGACCTGACGGTCCGGCCGGGCGAGATCCTCGGATTCCTCGGCCCCAACGGCACCGGCAAGACCACCACCCTGCGCATGCTCACCACGCTGCTGCGCCCCACCGCCGGAACCGCGACCGTCGCCGGATGCGACCTGGCCGCCGACCCGGCCGGCGTGCGCCGCAGGATCGGCTACGTCGCCCAGTCCGGCGGCGTCGACCCGGGCGTCCCGGTGCGGGAGGAACT from Streptomyces sp. MRC013 includes the following:
- a CDS encoding ATP-binding protein, which produces MDPMHPRPDDHGHDTTDGAVRPGDDAGHPRASREDTPAPLGAGRAPARTARLVAGDFLLTVNPVDGSEIEPCPPGRQPEPPARRTPEQRADRDRAAAPPVPAGPAAPLPPLLNRAEQRERLVQLLSRGRSVRLVGPPGSGRTRLLDAVAADCADLAPDGVIRLSGHRHTVGDLLYDLFAAVHHAPGHRPDRAGLLALVREIGAVVLLDDLEFGGAALDELLDAAPECAFLLAATPGTPAPSPDASVEEVVLTGLDRSSTLELLEHAVDRPLSDEEANWAGDLWFESEGLPLRFVQAGALLQQRDALRAPAEDGDGAPAGEEPAEVRDAPLPSLGEAAAPAALLASRLSEAARETLRFSVALGGEVPHQAHLPALIGDTHADAALGELLRCGLLSPVGPRHRLAPGVAEQLTADGYGEGAPARAHTTAQHYAWWVGHPSVAPERVAAEADAVLAALHALASSQEAGHASTAVLLARSAAPVLAAGLHWGAWERALRSGQVAARLAGEIAEEAYFHHELGVLALCKGSLDRARAELEASIALRGALADKRGTVAGRRALALVADCERGARRPSPHGGPAVPPPGTGRRGTGPGVPGGAGPGRAGSGAEPGAASGPAASAPAGAGTAPAPAAGGGYGPTAGSGGRTGGTGFGTGTAAGLGASPAPGAGASSGQGSIGADFDAAYGAVAAGAGTSAHAHPGRERPARKGPRGLLLSGTRRNLVAAGAGAVLAAVLGTVVTLGAASGGGDADPADDRVVTEHSSDVDGTGDGGGGDSGGEAPGTGGTTGAPGGGTRGSATESPDDGPGSSERPGSPGSTDDAPTGPATGPSSPGGGTTSGGASGGGTGTGGASGGTTSGGSTTSPGTTGSPTSGGSSTSGPGPTGSTTTSPSPSGPSTGTPTGSPDPGGDAGGTTGESGSGSGGGSGGSGTSSSASGTLAPGGPAPGGPAA
- the nucS gene encoding endonuclease NucS, with the translated sequence MRLVIARCSVDYAGRLTAHLPSAPRLILVKADGSVSIHADDRAYKPLNWMSPPCTLKEGEGDSAGVWTVVNKAGEKLIITMEEVFHDSSHELGVDPGLIKDGVEAHLQELLADRIETLGGGYTLIRREYPTAIGPVDILCRDAAGGTVAVEIKRRGEIDGVEQLTRYLDLLNRDPHLAPVRGVFAAQEIKPQARVLATDRGIDCVVLDYDALRGIEDDKLRLF
- a CDS encoding LLM class flavin-dependent oxidoreductase, producing the protein MRVGTFVLAAGFPGQGHSEALHRAVRSAEVAEEAGLDSVWLAEHHFVPYGVCPSAVTLAALLLGRTRRIRVGTAVSVLPTAHPVALGEQASLLHIASGGRFTLGVGRGGPWVDLEVFGTGPEAYERHFPESLDLLLRWLREDRVGADGERHRFREVAVVPRPDELVDGAAAPETVLACTSPRSVRLAAERALPMLLGMHCGDEEKAEITALWRREALAAGHSPDEVARTAGRHVSAGVVQIADRAVDAAETLLKAMPGWLRQGLDAHVTVDGRHRSMRDPYAYTELLCRLHPVGTPRLAADRLAATAERTGIGRFALLAEGSGQVAATEENLRRLGTEVLPLLR
- a CDS encoding STAS domain-containing protein, with protein sequence MHIRGDHTELVVGGRLDVRSAADARTVLHSAVDDGAGDLVLDLTGLDSWDATGLGVIMGAHRRAGRCGRRLVLRGVPPQMQRLLVATRLHRILAIEGGLAAESLPRV
- a CDS encoding glycoside hydrolase domain-containing protein, coding for MPKHRLSRKNRYIALAATGAVVVAGAGVAAQTSMAAPAWPAQKTYTGRAFDTCAAPSLTAMRAWKKNAYYGGVAVYVGGKNRGCAQPNLTRSWVKSVDALGWRVVPLYVGAQPPCQKSRNKERFTAATAASVGVSNANDAVAKASALGMRPGSPIYLNMESYDVNDKACNDATLTYVRSFTRTLRAKTYRAGLYGFSSSSAKAIATAKDRTDLPGNLWYALWNGRETTTGDWPWDPKLYTGHSRGHQYEANSRETRRGHTITVDRNAWDAPVALVG
- a CDS encoding SCO5389 family protein; its protein translation is MSLDVSPVLLEQAERGEVDEAAFVDCVRTSLPFAWEMISSLVARLRADGGAFADNRTPPPDEYARGQLLRALASDAIRGALERHFGVRLAFQNCHRVAVFPLDSSADERLARFTSVRAQLLNQSPGLRDC
- a CDS encoding TetR/AcrR family transcriptional regulator: MAEGLRERKKRRTRQHISDVATGLFLERGFDAVTIAEIAEAAEVSVNTVYNYFPAKEDLFLDRGEDAVDRLARWVRGRRDGESAARAVLRELREAVETLSYAVGLFEGHADFMRVVLEAPTLRSRLWRIRQDGLRELERTLRAEVGAPDGDPVPALVAGQLDWLHTALTEWISARMAGRRDPREVSREALALLDEMEALLGERVLAYAPRPA
- a CDS encoding 3-hydroxyacyl-CoA dehydrogenase family protein, with the translated sequence MARKLAVIGAGLMGSGIAQVSAQAGWDVVLRDVTDAALTRGTDGIKASYDKFVSKGRLDAADAEAALARITPTTDLDAAADADLVVEAVFEKLEVKHEIFRALDKLVRDDAVLASNTSAIPITKIAAVTERPERVVGTHFFSPVPMMQLCELVRGHKTSDETLATARGFAESVGKTCIVVNRDVAGFVTTRLISALVVEAARLYESGVASAEDIDTACKLGFGHAMGPLATADLTGVDILLHATGNIYTESQDEKFAAPELMRRMVDAGDIGRKSGQGFYSY